In Nitrospiria bacterium, the genomic stretch TCACCACGCCGAACGGGACGGCCACCTCGGCGGGCAACTTTATAGTGACGGTGCCCTTACCTGCCATCACCGGCTTCACACCGAGCAGCGGTTCGGTGGGCGCCAGCGTGGCGATCACCGGCCAGAACTTTACGGGCGCCACGGACGTTCAGTTTAACGGGACTTCCGCCGTGTTCACGGTGCCAAGCTCTGCCCAGATCCGGGTCATTGTTCCGGCGGGAGCCACTACAGGGCCGATCTCGGTCACCACGCCGAACGGGACGGCCACCTCGGCGGGCAACTTCACGATTAACTATACTCTGACGCTCAATTCAGCCGGCACGGGCACCGGCACGGTGAGCGGTGCGGGAACGTACGCCTACGGCCAAATCGCAGCCGTCTCAGCAACGGCAAAGACCGGTTCCACGTTCAGCGGTTGGAGCGGTCCCGATGCCGCGGAATGCGCCACCGGCTCGGTGCTGATGAACGCGAACAAGAGCTGCACGGCCACCTTCACGGCGACGCCCCTCATCACCGGCTTCACACCGAGCAGCGGTCCTGAGGGCGCCAGTGTGGTGATCACCGGCAAGAACTTTACGGGGGCCACGGACGTTCAGTTTAACGGGACTTCCGCCGTGTTCACGGTGCCAAGCTCGGGCCAGATCCGGGCCACGGTTCCGGCTGGGGCCACCACGGGTCCGATCTCGGTCACCACGCCGAACGGGACGGCCACCTCGGCGGGCAACTTTGCCATACCATAACAAGGCCATTGGCATATAGGATGAAAAAGGCCTCCTTAGAAGAGGCCTTTTTCATTTGGGGTGATGGAGCAAGGATGGGTTATGCAACGCATGAGAAATGAGAGACTATTTTTATCTGCTATTCGGGGAAGGTGATAGCGCCGGCGCGCGGCATTTTGATTCCTCGCCTTCGGCACGGTGCGTGTTCAAATCACGCCGGGGGCACGTTTTATTTACGACCTGAGCTCGTCGGGGGTGATTTGTTCCCGGGATGAAGGCGCTGGGAGATGTTACCTTTATTTTACCTTTTCTTGATCGGCTCTTAATATTGTAGGGCGATGATCGTGTTGGTTGTGAGCAAAAAATCCAATCCGACAGATGGAACCGGCCCGGAAGAGAGAGTATACTCTCCTGATACGAAAAGGAGGATGCCATGGAAACCCGTCTTACAATCGTCAAGTCCCACCTCGGTCTTCTGATCATTCTCTTGATCCTCGTGTTCTCGGTTTTCGAGTGGATGATCGACTCCCCCGGGCGCACCTTCGCGCAGCCGGCGGGAGCGGGAGAACCCGCCGAGACTATGACGACCGCGTCTCCCATCAAGCACGTGATCGTCATTATCGGCGAGAACCGAACCTTCGATCACGTCTTCGCCACCTACCAGCCGAAGCACGGACAGACTGTTTCCAACCTGCTCTCCAAGGGCATCGTCAATGAGGACGGCAGCCCGGGTCCCAATTACTCCCTTTCCGCGCAATACAACGCCGTGGACAACGGGACTTTCTCCATCCATCCCCAGGGCAAGAGTCTGTACACGAATATCCCCCCGGTTATGACGGACGGTGCTCCGACCAAGGCGCCCTTCGCGCACGTCGCCGTTGCGAAAGCGGCCGAGCCGAATCTCGCGCTGGGCTACACCCAATACCTGACGACCGGCGGAACCGGGCTGGCCCGGGATGTGGTTGATGCCCGTTTCCCGAATCCCTATGCCTTGGGCGGTGGAGTGTTTCCGATTACGCCGTCGATCCAGTACGACGACTACGCCTCCAGCCCCGTCCATCGGTTTTATCAGATGTGGCAGCAATTGGACTGCGACTCCGTTTTTGCGACGCCTCGGAATCCGAGCGGGTGCCTGAACGATCTTTTCCCGTGGGTGGAAGTGACGATCGGAGCCGGAAGCAACGGTCGGCCCCAGCCGGCGGGTTTCAACGACCTCAGCACCGGAGAAGGTTCGTCGGCGATGGGCTTTTACAACGTCGCCAAGGGAGACGCTCCTTACCTTAAGAGCCTTGCGGATCGGTACGCGATGAGCGACAATTTCCACCAGGCCGCCGAAGGCGGAACCGGGGTGAACCATATCATGTTGTTTTACGGGGACGATATTTGGTACAGCAACGGCGGCGGGGAAACCGGGACGCCGCCCGCCAATCAGATCGAGAATCCCGACCCGCAGGCGGGGACCAACAACTACTACACTCAAGACGGCTATTCCGGTGGGACGTACAGCGAGTGCTCGGACACGACGCAGCCCGGTGTGGCCTCCGTGGTCGCGTATCTCGCCTCCTTGGCCCGGCCCATCAACCCGAACTGCGAGGCGGGGCACTACTACATTTTGAACAATTACAATCCCGGATACCTCGGCGACGGGACCCCGGCCCCTCTGGGCCCGAACCGCTTCACCATTCCGCCGACCTCGGTTCGGCACATCGGCGACGAGCTGCTTGAACGCAACATCTCCTTCAAGTATTACGGAGAGGGCTGGGACCGTTACGTGGCCGGCTTGCCCAGCGCCTATTGCAAAATCTGCAACGGTTTCCAGTATTCGACTTCCATGATGACGAACCCCGCATTGAGGGCGGCCTATATTCAGGACGAGCCCCATCTTTTTGACGACATCGCCGCTCATCAACTGCCGGCCGTTTCCTTCCTCAAGCCGAGCGGATTCGCAGACGGTCACCCCGCCACGTCCAAGCTCGATTTGTTCGAAGGATTTGTAAAGAAGGTCGTAGAGGCCGTGAAGAGCGATAAAGAACTGTGGGGGAATACCGCCATTCTCGTTACGTTCGACGAGGGGGGCGGCTATTATGATTCGGGTTACGTGCAACCGCTCGATTTCTTCGGGGATGGAACACGGATTCCGCTTCTGGCCGTTTCTTCCCATGCCCTGCCGGGTCGCGTGATCCACACCTATGG encodes the following:
- a CDS encoding IPT/TIG domain-containing protein; translation: MPLPAITGFTPSSGSVGASVAITGQNFTGATDVQFNGTSAVFTVPSSAQIRVIVPAGATTGPISVTTPNGTATSAGNFTINYTLTLNSAGTGTGTVSGAGTYAYGQIAAVSATAKTGSTFSGWSGPDAAECATGSVLMNANKSCTATFTATPLITGFTPSSGPEGASVVITGKNFTGATDVQFNGTSAVFTVPSSGQIRATVPAGATTGPISVTTPNGTATSAGNFAIP
- a CDS encoding alkaline phosphatase family protein; translation: METRLTIVKSHLGLLIILLILVFSVFEWMIDSPGRTFAQPAGAGEPAETMTTASPIKHVIVIIGENRTFDHVFATYQPKHGQTVSNLLSKGIVNEDGSPGPNYSLSAQYNAVDNGTFSIHPQGKSLYTNIPPVMTDGAPTKAPFAHVAVAKAAEPNLALGYTQYLTTGGTGLARDVVDARFPNPYALGGGVFPITPSIQYDDYASSPVHRFYQMWQQLDCDSVFATPRNPSGCLNDLFPWVEVTIGAGSNGRPQPAGFNDLSTGEGSSAMGFYNVAKGDAPYLKSLADRYAMSDNFHQAAEGGTGVNHIMLFYGDDIWYSNGGGETGTPPANQIENPDPQAGTNNYYTQDGYSGGTYSECSDTTQPGVASVVAYLASLARPINPNCEAGHYYILNNYNPGYLGDGTPAPLGPNRFTIPPTSVRHIGDELLERNISFKYYGEGWDRYVAGLPSAYCKICNGFQYSTSMMTNPALRAAYIQDEPHLFDDIAAHQLPAVSFLKPSGFADGHPATSKLDLFEGFVKKVVEAVKSDKELWGNTAILVTFDEGGGYYDSGYVQPLDFFGDGTRIPLLAVSSHALPGRVIHTYGDHVSILKFIERNWELDPLTGRSRDNLPNPVTSAADPYVPLNSPAIGDLFDLFDF